A window of Gasterosteus aculeatus chromosome 9, fGasAcu3.hap1.1, whole genome shotgun sequence contains these coding sequences:
- the rln3b gene encoding relaxin-3b, whose amino-acid sequence MSREKRKRHRHPKQRFRHQQHLFTLSMWKAALLTMGLLVALVQKVRSNDAQPPFYGVKLCGREFIRAVIFTCGGSRWRRSLRDTDSIGEEAFDPWNTNSIPQLIGKQAPAESQVWREQTLNEASVAAAFSRSARSPISEEVLEALRSADRKERDVVVGLSNACCKWGCSKGEISSLC is encoded by the exons ATGTCCAGAGAGAAACGCAAACGACACAGGCACCCCAAGCAGCGTTTCAGGCACCAACAGCATCTTTTCACTCTCAGCATGTGGAAGGCAGCACTCTTGACGATGGGCTTGTTAGTGGCTCTGGTACAAAAGGTGCGCTCCAACGACGCCCAGCCCCCTTTCTATGGGGTGAAACTGTGTGGAAGAGAGTTCATACGAGCTGTCATCTTTACCTGCGGTGGTTCTCGTTGGAGGAGAAGCTTAAGAGACACAG ATTCTATTGGGGAAGAGGCCTTTGACCCATGGAACACCAATTCCATCCCTCAACTTATCGGCAAACAGGCTCCTGCAGAGTCCCAAGTATGGAGAGAGCAAACATTAAACGAGGCATCTGTGGCTGCTGCATTCAGCCGCTCAGCTCGCTCACCGATTTCTGAGGAGGTGCTGGAAGCTCTACGGAGTGCAGATAGGAAAGAACGGGATGTGGTGGTCGGACTGTCCAACGCCTGCTGCAAGTGGGGCTGTAGCAAGGGTGAAATCAGCTCTCTGTGCTGA
- the rfx1b gene encoding MHC class II regulatory factor RFX1 isoform X1, translating to MATSGYSEDLQPQQANTVTIATPPATTTSSAKTAHFLSEIPPTSGTISSSANRSATASKTAQDALCPQAPLPSQSQKAVVLATPTQHYVNPEIQHSAVQKSNGQSNSPQYIIVTVTEGSVHSNDSVSDSSPSAPGVPSQVVQPVQSTQQAEHAYSGQVQYVDGGGDVTFTTSSIRSSNYPFSDSPIYSQTPPTSSSYYETTPSTEADITGSVTSQSVSVATGGANCGGGGAGAGGYVIQGGYMLGGGAACGGGQTFSSPNSRAPPATVQWLCDNYEGAEGVSLPRCTLYYHYLLHCQEQKLEPVNAASFGKLIRSVFMGLRTRRLGTRGNSKYHYYGLRIKSGSPLLRLMDEQQHMAMRQQPFSQKNRIKPLHKAQGITNGSGGLGQQAAALCDISAQVQQYQQFLEPSRPLPDFVDIDLHHGTLPDGVLLEHLHSFQALYREHCEAILDVMVNLQFTLVETLWKSFWRFSQSSDTESINLHNESEKRLPKSCLVVLCKYEPVLRWTKECDNLLYQTLVEILISDVLRPIPSALTQAIRNFAKSLENWLTGAMMNIPEEMVRIKVVCVGSFSQTLRRYTSLNHLAQAARAVLQNTAQINQMLSDLNRVDFTNVQEQASWVCQCEDRVVQQLEQDFKTTLQQQNSLEQWATWLDGVVSEALKPYEHNSAALPKAAKVFLLNWSFYSSMVIRDLTLRSAASFGSFHLIRLLYDEYMYYLIEHRVAQAKGVTPIAVMGEFASTAKSRISRDLEKEEEEDEEEDESEDESGDLVLQSSSLSAMDDEKDPMEPPAKMSRTTFNLHSLTDSTQP from the exons atggcaacttctGGATACTCTGAGGACCTTCAGCCTCAGCAGGCCAACACGGTAACCATAGCAACACCTCCTGCCACCACAACCTCGTCGGCAAAGACAGCACACTTCCTGTCGGAGATCCCACCAACCTCTGGAACCATCTCATCATCGGCCAACCGATCGGCCACCGCCTCAAAAACTGCACAGGATGCACTTTGTCCTCAGGCGCCGCTCCCCAGCCAGAGCCAGAAGGCAGTGGTTCTGGCTACGCCCACGCAGCACTATGTGAACCCAGAAATCCAGCATTCCGCTGTCCAGAAAAGTAATGGTCAGAGCAACTCGCCCCAGTACATCATAGTAACTGTTACAG AGGGCTCAGTCCACTCCAATGACAGCGTGTCCGACTCCAGCCCTTCTGCACCTGGTGTTCCAAGTCAGGTGGTCCAACCAGTGCAGTCAACCCAACAG GCGGAGCATGCGTACTCTGGCCAGGTGCAGTAcgtggacggaggaggagacgtgACTTTCACGACGTCCTCAat tcgatcGAGCAACTACCCTTTCTCCGACTCGCCCATCTACTCCCAgacccctcccacctcctcctcctactacGAGACCACGCCCAGCACTGAGGCAGACATCACTGGCTCTGTGACCTCCCAGTCGGTTTCTGTGGCAACAGGGGGAGCCAattgtggaggaggtggtgcaggCGCAGGGGGCTATGTCATTCAGGGAGGTTACATGttaggaggaggagcagcgtgtGGTGGAGGGCAGACTTTCTCCAGCCCAAACTCTCGTGCTCCACCTGCCACC GTGCAGTGGCTGTGTGATAACTATGAGGGGGCGGAGGGCGTGAGCTTACCCCGCTGCACACTCTACTACCACTACTTGCTGCACTGCCAGGAGCAGAAACTAGAACCTGTTAATGCTGCGTCCTTTGGTAAACTCATTAGGTCTGTCTTCATGGGGCTTCGTACACGGAGATTAGGGACTAG AGGAAACTCAAAGTACCACTACTACGGCCTGAGGATCAAATCTGGTTCCCCGCTGCTCAGACTGATGGATGAACAACAGCACATGGCGATGAGGCAGCAGCCTTTCTCACAGAAAAACAG GATAAAGCCACTTCATAAGGCACAGGGGATCACCAATGGGTCAGGTGGACTGGGTCAGCAGGCGGCGGCCCTCTGTGATATCTCGGCGCAGGTGCAACAGTATCAGCAGTTTCTTG AGCCGTCCAGGCCGCTGCCAGACTTTGTGGACATCGATCTGCACCATGGCACCTTGCCCGACGGGGTCCTTTTAGAACACCTGCACTCCTTCCAGGCTCTGTACAGAGAGCACTGTGAG GCCATCCTGGACGTGATGGTCAACCTTCAGTTCACTCTCGTGGAGACACTGTGGAAATCCTTCTGGCGCTTCAGCCAGAGCAGTGACACGGAATCAATCAACCT GCACAACGAGTCCGAGAAGCGTCTGCCCAAGTCGTGCCTGGTGGTGCTGTGTAAGTATGAGCCGGTGCTGCGCTGGACGAAAGAGTGCGACAACCTGCTCTACCAGACCCTGGTGGAGATCCTCATCTCGGATGTCCTGAGACCCATCCCTA GTGCCTTAACTCAGGCCATTCGCAACTTTGCCAAGAGCCTGGAGAATTGGTTGACAGGCGCCATGATGAACATCCCGGAAGAGATGGTCCGCATCAAG gtggtgtgtgtgggcTCCTTCTCGCAGACCCTGCGCCGCTATACCAGCCTTAACCACCTGGCCCAGGCAGCCCGGGCCGTCCTGCAGAACACAGCCCAGATCAACCAGATGCTCTCGGACCTCAACCGGGTCGACTTCACCAACGTACAG GAGCAGGCATCCTGGGTGTGTCAGTGTGAGGACCGCGTGGTacagcagctggagcaggatTTTAAAAccaccctgcagcagcagaactcCCTGGAGCAGTGGGCCACCTGGCTGGACGGCGTCGTCTCCGAGGCCCTCAAGCCCTACGAGCACAACTCCGCCGCCCTGCCGAAGGCAGCCAAGGTCTTCCTGCTCAACTGGTCCTTCTAtag CTCTATGGTAATCCGGGACCTGACTCTGCGCAGCGCCGCCAGCTTCGGCTCCTTTCACCTGATCCGCTTGCTGTACGATGAGTACATGTACTACCTGATAGAACACAGGGTGGCCCAGGCTAAAGGAGTGACGCCCATCGCCGTCATGGGAGAG TTTGCCAGCACCGCCAAGAGCCGGATCTCTCGGGACCTGGAGAaag aagaggaagaggatgaggaggaggatgagagcgAGGACGAGAGCGGCGACCTCGTGCTGCAGTCCAGCTCTCTGAGTGCGATGGATGACGAGAAGGACCCGATGGAGCCGCCCGCCAAGATGTCCAGGACGACTTTCAATCTGCACAGTCTGACCGACAGCACACAACCGTAG
- the rfx1b gene encoding MHC class II regulatory factor RFX1 isoform X2, whose translation MFCGDCYYDLEAVCQGSVHSNDSVSDSSPSAPGVPSQVVQPVQSTQQAEHAYSGQVQYVDGGGDVTFTTSSIRSSNYPFSDSPIYSQTPPTSSSYYETTPSTEADITGSVTSQSVSVATGGANCGGGGAGAGGYVIQGGYMLGGGAACGGGQTFSSPNSRAPPATVQWLCDNYEGAEGVSLPRCTLYYHYLLHCQEQKLEPVNAASFGKLIRSVFMGLRTRRLGTRGNSKYHYYGLRIKSGSPLLRLMDEQQHMAMRQQPFSQKNRIKPLHKAQGITNGSGGLGQQAAALCDISAQVQQYQQFLEPSRPLPDFVDIDLHHGTLPDGVLLEHLHSFQALYREHCEAILDVMVNLQFTLVETLWKSFWRFSQSSDTESINLHNESEKRLPKSCLVVLCKYEPVLRWTKECDNLLYQTLVEILISDVLRPIPSALTQAIRNFAKSLENWLTGAMMNIPEEMVRIKVVCVGSFSQTLRRYTSLNHLAQAARAVLQNTAQINQMLSDLNRVDFTNVQEQASWVCQCEDRVVQQLEQDFKTTLQQQNSLEQWATWLDGVVSEALKPYEHNSAALPKAAKVFLLNWSFYSSMVIRDLTLRSAASFGSFHLIRLLYDEYMYYLIEHRVAQAKGVTPIAVMGEFASTAKSRISRDLEKEEEEDEEEDESEDESGDLVLQSSSLSAMDDEKDPMEPPAKMSRTTFNLHSLTDSTQP comes from the exons ATGTTCTGCGGTGACTGTTATTACGATTTGGAAGCGGTGTGTC AGGGCTCAGTCCACTCCAATGACAGCGTGTCCGACTCCAGCCCTTCTGCACCTGGTGTTCCAAGTCAGGTGGTCCAACCAGTGCAGTCAACCCAACAG GCGGAGCATGCGTACTCTGGCCAGGTGCAGTAcgtggacggaggaggagacgtgACTTTCACGACGTCCTCAat tcgatcGAGCAACTACCCTTTCTCCGACTCGCCCATCTACTCCCAgacccctcccacctcctcctcctactacGAGACCACGCCCAGCACTGAGGCAGACATCACTGGCTCTGTGACCTCCCAGTCGGTTTCTGTGGCAACAGGGGGAGCCAattgtggaggaggtggtgcaggCGCAGGGGGCTATGTCATTCAGGGAGGTTACATGttaggaggaggagcagcgtgtGGTGGAGGGCAGACTTTCTCCAGCCCAAACTCTCGTGCTCCACCTGCCACC GTGCAGTGGCTGTGTGATAACTATGAGGGGGCGGAGGGCGTGAGCTTACCCCGCTGCACACTCTACTACCACTACTTGCTGCACTGCCAGGAGCAGAAACTAGAACCTGTTAATGCTGCGTCCTTTGGTAAACTCATTAGGTCTGTCTTCATGGGGCTTCGTACACGGAGATTAGGGACTAG AGGAAACTCAAAGTACCACTACTACGGCCTGAGGATCAAATCTGGTTCCCCGCTGCTCAGACTGATGGATGAACAACAGCACATGGCGATGAGGCAGCAGCCTTTCTCACAGAAAAACAG GATAAAGCCACTTCATAAGGCACAGGGGATCACCAATGGGTCAGGTGGACTGGGTCAGCAGGCGGCGGCCCTCTGTGATATCTCGGCGCAGGTGCAACAGTATCAGCAGTTTCTTG AGCCGTCCAGGCCGCTGCCAGACTTTGTGGACATCGATCTGCACCATGGCACCTTGCCCGACGGGGTCCTTTTAGAACACCTGCACTCCTTCCAGGCTCTGTACAGAGAGCACTGTGAG GCCATCCTGGACGTGATGGTCAACCTTCAGTTCACTCTCGTGGAGACACTGTGGAAATCCTTCTGGCGCTTCAGCCAGAGCAGTGACACGGAATCAATCAACCT GCACAACGAGTCCGAGAAGCGTCTGCCCAAGTCGTGCCTGGTGGTGCTGTGTAAGTATGAGCCGGTGCTGCGCTGGACGAAAGAGTGCGACAACCTGCTCTACCAGACCCTGGTGGAGATCCTCATCTCGGATGTCCTGAGACCCATCCCTA GTGCCTTAACTCAGGCCATTCGCAACTTTGCCAAGAGCCTGGAGAATTGGTTGACAGGCGCCATGATGAACATCCCGGAAGAGATGGTCCGCATCAAG gtggtgtgtgtgggcTCCTTCTCGCAGACCCTGCGCCGCTATACCAGCCTTAACCACCTGGCCCAGGCAGCCCGGGCCGTCCTGCAGAACACAGCCCAGATCAACCAGATGCTCTCGGACCTCAACCGGGTCGACTTCACCAACGTACAG GAGCAGGCATCCTGGGTGTGTCAGTGTGAGGACCGCGTGGTacagcagctggagcaggatTTTAAAAccaccctgcagcagcagaactcCCTGGAGCAGTGGGCCACCTGGCTGGACGGCGTCGTCTCCGAGGCCCTCAAGCCCTACGAGCACAACTCCGCCGCCCTGCCGAAGGCAGCCAAGGTCTTCCTGCTCAACTGGTCCTTCTAtag CTCTATGGTAATCCGGGACCTGACTCTGCGCAGCGCCGCCAGCTTCGGCTCCTTTCACCTGATCCGCTTGCTGTACGATGAGTACATGTACTACCTGATAGAACACAGGGTGGCCCAGGCTAAAGGAGTGACGCCCATCGCCGTCATGGGAGAG TTTGCCAGCACCGCCAAGAGCCGGATCTCTCGGGACCTGGAGAaag aagaggaagaggatgaggaggaggatgagagcgAGGACGAGAGCGGCGACCTCGTGCTGCAGTCCAGCTCTCTGAGTGCGATGGATGACGAGAAGGACCCGATGGAGCCGCCCGCCAAGATGTCCAGGACGACTTTCAATCTGCACAGTCTGACCGACAGCACACAACCGTAG
- the dcaf15 gene encoding DDB1- and CUL4-associated factor 15 isoform X2, translating to MAPSSKSEKDDGKQKAQRKRKDHVVKLLMRGKLSGHFSQRLFRKLPPRVCVPLKNIVSEEFLRAGHVFLGFTKCGRYILSYTRDCGEDDFSFYTYHLYWWEFNLHSRLKQVHHVRLFAGEEIYSDLYLTVCEWPNDHSKIVIFGFNTRTSSSVLMNLMMSDENNRDIYITIASMPPPKPCSFCCPVPSATTIRTGSGQCLEHGYVLNSRYQVVYPFPTFQPAFQLKKDQVILLNTSYSLVACGISLCPGKQGQSSQILYTKKAALSSQASPSFSSNSSASSSSLPLGSPESQQASSKPAPIPSSPSQSQAAVRAREFAADIFRRAQGGGGKEEGGQAERRPVGSEKEMAPTPGDKGMNVERRKGGEEECRERRDEERRTSLPQASTSAGSPSLPQCSEQVMSPASSSSCPSSPQTPSSSHEPGPSEPGYVNYSCLHYRLQRPGATEQSAASEGGYEDDKVQLPFTVTDLKGQSLQLVTGPHDGQSVRVEQLTLDFEYLINEVIRSDAAWAPQFCSFSDYDVVILEVCPETNTVMINIGLLLLAFPNSEEEHCRPNTYHSNLQVSWNLNTGVCCTVGVGDLTEVKGQTSGSVWSSYRKSCVNTVMKWLVPESTSRYINRMTNEALHKGSSLQVLADSDRCTWIVL from the exons ACACGTTTTTCTTGGCTTCACCAAATGCGGCCGCTACATTCTGTCCTACACCAGAGACTGTGGAGAAGATGATTTCTCATTCTACACCTACCATCTTTATTGGTGGGAGTTCAACCTGCACAGTAGACTAAAACAG GTCCATCATGTACGTCTGTTTGCGGGCGAGGAAATCTACAGCGACCTATACTTGACTGTGTGTGAGTGGCCAAATGACCACTCCAAAATTGTTATCTTTGGCTTCAA CACACGCACTTCAAGCTCCGTTCTGATGAACCTAATGATGAGTGATGAAAACAACAGAGACATCTACATCACTATTGCTTCCATGCCACCTCCGAAGCCTTGCTCTTTCTGCTGTCCAGTTCCTTCTGCCACTACCATACGCACCG GGAGTGGGCAGTGTCTCGAGCACGGCTATGTACTCAACAGCAGGTACCAGGTGGTGTACCCGTTCCCCACTTTCCAGCCAGCCTTCCAACTGAAGAAGGATCAGGTCATCCTATTGAACACTAGCTACTCTCTGGTGGCCTGCGGCATCTCACTCTGCCCAG GTAAACAGGGTCAGTCATCGCAGatcctttacacaaagaaagcaGCTCTGTCAAGTCAAGCGTCCCCATCTTTTTCCTCCAACTCCtctgcttcatcttcctcgTTACCTCTGGGATCTCCCGAAAGCCAGCAGGCATCAAGCAAACCTGCTCCTATTCCCTCGTCTCCAAGCCAGTCACAAGCAGCAGTGCGAGCCCGGGAGTTTGCAGCTGACATCTTCAGACGtgcacagggaggaggaggcaaggAAGAGGGCGGCCAGGCAGAAAGGAGACCAGTTGGTAGTGAAAAAGAGATGGCGCCAACACCAGGAGACAAAGGGATGAAtgtagagaggaggaaagggggggaggaggaatgtagagagaggagggatgaggagagACGGACTAGTTTACCACAGGCTTCAACATCAGCTGGGAGCCCCAGTTTGCCCCAGTGCTCTGAACAAGTGatgtctcctgcctcctcctcctcctgcccatCGTCCCCTCAGACCCCATCCTCATCCCACGAACCCGGCCCCAGCGAGCCTGGATATGTCAACTATTCATGTCTGCACTATCGACTTCAACGGCCAGGGGCAACCGAGCAGAGCGCTGCCAGTGAAGGAG GTTATGAGGACGATAAAGTTCAGCTACCTTTCACAGTCACTGACCTTAAAGGACAGAGCCTGCAGCTGGTCACTGGGCCACACGATGGACAG AGTGTGCGTGTGGAGCAGCTGACTCTGGACTTTGAGTATCTTATCAATGAGGTGATCAGGAGCGATGCTGCATGGGCCCCTCAGTTCTGCTCCTTCAGCGACTATGATGTAGTGATATTGGAG gtGTGTCCTGAAACCAACACCGTGATGATCAACATTGGTCTGCTTTTGCTGGCCTTCCCCAACTCGGAGGAGGAGCACTGCAG GCCAAACACGTATCACTCCAACCTGCAGGTCAGCTGGAACCTTAACACAGGCGTATGTTGCACCGTGGGGGTAGGGGACCttacagaggtcaaaggtcagaccaG CGGGAGTGTGTGGAGTTCCTACAGGAAGTCCTGTGTGAACACAGTGATGAAGTGGTTGGTGCCTGAGAGCACCTCCCGCTACATTAATCGCATGACCAACGAAGCCCTACACAAAG GCTCGTCCTTGCAAGTGCTGGCTGATAGTGACCGATGCACCTGGATTGTATTATGA
- the dcaf15 gene encoding DDB1- and CUL4-associated factor 15 isoform X1 — translation MAPSSKSEKDDGKQKAQRKRKDHVVKLLMRGKLSGHFSQRLFRKLPPRVCVPLKNIVSEEFLRAGGVTNVFGSRHVFLGFTKCGRYILSYTRDCGEDDFSFYTYHLYWWEFNLHSRLKQVHHVRLFAGEEIYSDLYLTVCEWPNDHSKIVIFGFNTRTSSSVLMNLMMSDENNRDIYITIASMPPPKPCSFCCPVPSATTIRTGSGQCLEHGYVLNSRYQVVYPFPTFQPAFQLKKDQVILLNTSYSLVACGISLCPGKQGQSSQILYTKKAALSSQASPSFSSNSSASSSSLPLGSPESQQASSKPAPIPSSPSQSQAAVRAREFAADIFRRAQGGGGKEEGGQAERRPVGSEKEMAPTPGDKGMNVERRKGGEEECRERRDEERRTSLPQASTSAGSPSLPQCSEQVMSPASSSSCPSSPQTPSSSHEPGPSEPGYVNYSCLHYRLQRPGATEQSAASEGGYEDDKVQLPFTVTDLKGQSLQLVTGPHDGQSVRVEQLTLDFEYLINEVIRSDAAWAPQFCSFSDYDVVILEVCPETNTVMINIGLLLLAFPNSEEEHCRPNTYHSNLQVSWNLNTGVCCTVGVGDLTEVKGQTSGSVWSSYRKSCVNTVMKWLVPESTSRYINRMTNEALHKGSSLQVLADSDRCTWIVL, via the exons tggtgTGACAAACGTTTTTGGTTCCAGACACGTTTTTCTTGGCTTCACCAAATGCGGCCGCTACATTCTGTCCTACACCAGAGACTGTGGAGAAGATGATTTCTCATTCTACACCTACCATCTTTATTGGTGGGAGTTCAACCTGCACAGTAGACTAAAACAG GTCCATCATGTACGTCTGTTTGCGGGCGAGGAAATCTACAGCGACCTATACTTGACTGTGTGTGAGTGGCCAAATGACCACTCCAAAATTGTTATCTTTGGCTTCAA CACACGCACTTCAAGCTCCGTTCTGATGAACCTAATGATGAGTGATGAAAACAACAGAGACATCTACATCACTATTGCTTCCATGCCACCTCCGAAGCCTTGCTCTTTCTGCTGTCCAGTTCCTTCTGCCACTACCATACGCACCG GGAGTGGGCAGTGTCTCGAGCACGGCTATGTACTCAACAGCAGGTACCAGGTGGTGTACCCGTTCCCCACTTTCCAGCCAGCCTTCCAACTGAAGAAGGATCAGGTCATCCTATTGAACACTAGCTACTCTCTGGTGGCCTGCGGCATCTCACTCTGCCCAG GTAAACAGGGTCAGTCATCGCAGatcctttacacaaagaaagcaGCTCTGTCAAGTCAAGCGTCCCCATCTTTTTCCTCCAACTCCtctgcttcatcttcctcgTTACCTCTGGGATCTCCCGAAAGCCAGCAGGCATCAAGCAAACCTGCTCCTATTCCCTCGTCTCCAAGCCAGTCACAAGCAGCAGTGCGAGCCCGGGAGTTTGCAGCTGACATCTTCAGACGtgcacagggaggaggaggcaaggAAGAGGGCGGCCAGGCAGAAAGGAGACCAGTTGGTAGTGAAAAAGAGATGGCGCCAACACCAGGAGACAAAGGGATGAAtgtagagaggaggaaagggggggaggaggaatgtagagagaggagggatgaggagagACGGACTAGTTTACCACAGGCTTCAACATCAGCTGGGAGCCCCAGTTTGCCCCAGTGCTCTGAACAAGTGatgtctcctgcctcctcctcctcctgcccatCGTCCCCTCAGACCCCATCCTCATCCCACGAACCCGGCCCCAGCGAGCCTGGATATGTCAACTATTCATGTCTGCACTATCGACTTCAACGGCCAGGGGCAACCGAGCAGAGCGCTGCCAGTGAAGGAG GTTATGAGGACGATAAAGTTCAGCTACCTTTCACAGTCACTGACCTTAAAGGACAGAGCCTGCAGCTGGTCACTGGGCCACACGATGGACAG AGTGTGCGTGTGGAGCAGCTGACTCTGGACTTTGAGTATCTTATCAATGAGGTGATCAGGAGCGATGCTGCATGGGCCCCTCAGTTCTGCTCCTTCAGCGACTATGATGTAGTGATATTGGAG gtGTGTCCTGAAACCAACACCGTGATGATCAACATTGGTCTGCTTTTGCTGGCCTTCCCCAACTCGGAGGAGGAGCACTGCAG GCCAAACACGTATCACTCCAACCTGCAGGTCAGCTGGAACCTTAACACAGGCGTATGTTGCACCGTGGGGGTAGGGGACCttacagaggtcaaaggtcagaccaG CGGGAGTGTGTGGAGTTCCTACAGGAAGTCCTGTGTGAACACAGTGATGAAGTGGTTGGTGCCTGAGAGCACCTCCCGCTACATTAATCGCATGACCAACGAAGCCCTACACAAAG GCTCGTCCTTGCAAGTGCTGGCTGATAGTGACCGATGCACCTGGATTGTATTATGA